Below is a genomic region from Burkholderiales bacterium.
GCTGGCGCGCCTGCTCGGCAAGGCCGAGGACGTCAAGGCTGGAACCTATGAAGTCGCGGATGCGGTTACGCCCCTGACCCTGCTCAACAAGCTGGCGCGCGGCGAGTTCGCGAGAGGGCAGATCACGTTCGTTGAAGGGTGGACATTCAGGCACGTTCGCGCCGCGCTGGACAGCCATCCGGGCTTGCGGCACGACACGCAGACGCTGACCCCGGAGCAGATCCTGAGCAAACTCGACGTTCCGGAAAGGCATCCCGAAGGGTTGTTCTTCCCCGACACGTATTTCTTCTCATCTGGTACCAGCGACCTCCTCATCCTTCGGCAGGCCTATCTGAAGATGCGGCAGGTACTGTCCGAACTCTGGCCGCAGCGCGCCAAGGGCCTACCGCTATTTTCGCCGTACGAAGCGCTGATTCTGGCGTCCATCGTGGAAAAGGAAACCGGGGTGGAGGAAGAGCGCGAGATGGTCGCCGCGGTGTTCGTGAACCGCCTGAAACGCGGCATGCGCCTGCAGGCCGATCCCACGGTGATCTACGGGCTGGGAGAGGATTTCGACGGCAATCTGCGCCGTCGCGACCTGCTCATGGATCAGCCGTACAACACCTACACGCGCAGCGGCTTGCCGCCGACTCCGGTAGCCATGCCCGGAGAACGCGCGTTGCGCGCGACGCTCAATCCGGCGAAAAGCGCTGCCTTGTATTTCGTGGCGCGCGGCGACGGGAGCCACGTGTTTTCCAGCTCCTTGAGCGAGCATAACCGAGCCGTTCAGAAGTTTCAGAAAGCCCCGTGACCGGCGGACGATTCATCACCTTCGAAGGGGTCGACGGCGCGGGCAAGAGCACCCACTTGGCCTGGTCGGCGGAATGGTTCCGTGGACGCGGTTACATCATCACGGTGACCAGAGAGCCGGGGGGCACGCCGCTGGGAGAGAAGCTGCGCAACCTCCTGCTGCACGGGGAGCCGATGCTTCAGCCGGAAACGGAAGCCTTGCTCATGTTTGCCGCGCGAAAAGAGCATCTTGAGCGCGTCATCCGCCCCGCACTGGACCGCGGAGAAATCGTCCTGTGCGACCGCTTCACGGATGCAAGTTTCGCCTATCAGGGAGGAGGGCGCGGCGTGCCGTTCGATCGACTACGAGAGCTGGAGGAGTGGATCCAGGCCGGATTCCAGCCTCATCTGACGCTGTATTTCGACCTTCCGGTGGAAGCAGCCCGCGCCCGGATCGCTGGCCTGAAGACGCTTGACCGTTTCGAACGGGAGGATCCACGCTTTTTCGAGCGCGTCCGCGCAGCCTATCTGCGCCGCGTGAAGGAGGCGCCGAACCGGATCGTAGTGATCGACGCAGGGCAGAGCATCGCAGCAGTCCAGGCAGAGCTCGAGCGGCAATTGCTTCGCCTATGTCAGCCCTAGATCTTCCCTGGTTAGCCGCTGCGCTCGCCCGGCTGCCACCCGTCGTGCCCGCCGCCTTGCTGCTGCATGGCCAGCGGGGAATGGGGAAGAACCTGCTGGCGCGCAGCTTGGCAAGATCGATTCTGTGCGAGGCTCCACGCGGCATGGGGCGCGCGTGCGGTAACTGTTCGGCCTGCCGGCTCATGGATGCGGGCACCCACCCAGACTATCGCGAACTGCTGCCCGGCGCGGAGGACAGTGCGCTCCGGGAAGGGGGAGAGATTGCGCCAGCAAGGAAGCCGGGCGTTCAGATCCCGGTATCCGCCGTGCGAGAGTTGGCTGACTTGTCCGTGATGAGCTCGCATCGCGGACGCGGGCGAGTCGCGCTGATCTCTCCTGCCGAGTCGCTGCACTCAAGCGCGGCCAACGCGCTGCTGAAAATCCTGGAGGAGCCTCCCCCGGGAATGCACTTTCTTCTCGTGAGTCACGAGCCGCAGCGGCTCCTGCCGACCGTGATCAGTCGTTGCTTTCGGCTACCGGTCGCAAGGCCAGCCCCGGAAGTGGCCGTGCGGCATCTCGCAACTGCCGATCGGGCGCGCGCCGAACTGGCTCTCGCGTTGAGTGGCTACGCGCCGATCGCTGCGGGCGATCTGATCGCAGACCAGGAGTTCTGGACGCTGCGGGCCGAGTTCTTCAGCGAATTCTGGCGTAGGGGGTCGGATCCCCTGGAGCTCGCGTCGCGCGCCGAGGCCTTCGACCCTGCGATGCTCGCACGACTTCTACTCATGGCTTGTCACGATCTGCTGGCTGGCAAGCACGAATTGCCGGCCCGCTACCATTTGGATTACCAAGGAGAGATCCGGGCCAGAGGCGCGGTACTTTCCGCGGCCTCGATTGCCGGCTGGGTCGATCGCATCCTGCAATATGCGCGTTCGGCCTATCATCCGCTCAACCGCCGTCTGGCGCTCGAAGCACTGTTTGCCGCGCTCCCCGAAACCTGAGGAGAACCCATGTCGGAGAACGATCGCCTCGCGTCCGTACCCGCGCGCCCCGGTGCCTTGGCTCTGAACATCCGCGAGCAGGCCATCCTGTATGCGGCCTACATGCCCTTTGTCAAGGGAGGCGGCATCTTCATACCCACCACCAAACCCTATCGCCTGGGCGTTGAGATCTTCATGCTCATCGGCTTACTTGGTGATCCGAACAAGATCCCGGTTGCGGGCAAAGTGGTCTGGATTACCCCGGCTGGCAGCCAAGGCGGCCGAGCGCAGGGCGTCGGGGTCCAGTTCCAGGCCGATGAGAGTGGATCCGCTGCCCGCGCCCGGATCGAGGGCTTGCTGGCTGGCCAGCTGGCGCTGAATCGTCCTACTCATACCATGTAGAGATGAGCTCAGGTTCAGCTCTCAAGTATGTGATCGATGGTGCTTGCTGATTCGCATTGCCATCTCAGCTTCCCCGAACTGGCAGGAGCGCTTGATGCCGTGGTCGGACGCATGAAGGAGGCGGAGGTCGCCTATGCGCTTTGTGTATCGGTAGATCTTGAGACATTTTCAGAAGTCCATAGGATAGTATCCAGTTTTAAAAACATTTTTGCCTCAGCAGGAGAGCATCCGACTCATGCTCCTGGCGCCACAACAGACGAGGATGCGCTGATTCGTGCCGCCAGCGCACCTGGAGTCGTTGCGGTCGGCGAAACCGGGCTTGACTACTATCGCTCCGAAGGCGATCTCGAGTGGCAGAGAAAGCGTTTCCGAGACCATATTCGCGTTGCCAGAAAGCTCGGAAAACCCCTGATTGTTCACACCCGTCAAGCAGCC
It encodes:
- the tmk gene encoding dTMP kinase is translated as MTGGRFITFEGVDGAGKSTHLAWSAEWFRGRGYIITVTREPGGTPLGEKLRNLLLHGEPMLQPETEALLMFAARKEHLERVIRPALDRGEIVLCDRFTDASFAYQGGGRGVPFDRLRELEEWIQAGFQPHLTLYFDLPVEAARARIAGLKTLDRFEREDPRFFERVRAAYLRRVKEAPNRIVVIDAGQSIAAVQAELERQLLRLCQP
- a CDS encoding PilZ domain-containing protein, with translation MSENDRLASVPARPGALALNIREQAILYAAYMPFVKGGGIFIPTTKPYRLGVEIFMLIGLLGDPNKIPVAGKVVWITPAGSQGGRAQGVGVQFQADESGSAARARIEGLLAGQLALNRPTHTM
- the mltG gene encoding endolytic transglycosylase MltG, producing the protein MGLFKRARDRRWFSSEAERRRGNRLLRASLLLALAVAIAGGAWLYRYATTPVMPPEASRQFHINQGQGLRQVARSLESKKIISSADAFVLLARLLGKAEDVKAGTYEVADAVTPLTLLNKLARGEFARGQITFVEGWTFRHVRAALDSHPGLRHDTQTLTPEQILSKLDVPERHPEGLFFPDTYFFSSGTSDLLILRQAYLKMRQVLSELWPQRAKGLPLFSPYEALILASIVEKETGVEEEREMVAAVFVNRLKRGMRLQADPTVIYGLGEDFDGNLRRRDLLMDQPYNTYTRSGLPPTPVAMPGERALRATLNPAKSAALYFVARGDGSHVFSSSLSEHNRAVQKFQKAP
- a CDS encoding TatD family hydrolase; the protein is MLADSHCHLSFPELAGALDAVVGRMKEAEVAYALCVSVDLETFSEVHRIVSSFKNIFASAGEHPTHAPGATTDEDALIRAASAPGVVAVGETGLDYYRSEGDLEWQRKRFRDHIRVARKLGKPLIVHTRQAALDTLRLLDEEGAAEVGGVMHCFTDSWAVAEAALGLGFYISFSGIITFKNADALREVAKKVPMDRLLIETDAPYLAPVPLRGKRNEPAYVRYVAEQVAALRGVPLEALAAATTENFFRLFKEARRE